From Limnochordia bacterium, a single genomic window includes:
- a CDS encoding DDE-type integrase/transposase/recombinase, whose translation MRTSEGFEYLCKVKDVATGIVLAHTMADNMKAELVTETIKKAKKHWGLPKDCIHHSDLGVQYTAKATQELLKDLEFQHSFSRAGKLGDNAWSESFFSILKKEEAVHLAAIPNT comes from the coding sequence ATCAGAACCTCTGAAGGTTTTGAATACCTCTGTAAAGTCAAGGACGTGGCGACAGGTATCGTTTTAGCTCATACCATGGCGGATAACATGAAAGCTGAGTTAGTGACAGAGACGATAAAGAAGGCTAAAAAGCACTGGGGTTTGCCAAAAGACTGTATACACCATAGTGACCTTGGAGTGCAGTATACCGCCAAAGCGACTCAGGAACTGTTGAAGGACTTAGAGTTCCAACACAGCTTTTCCCGAGCTGGTAAGCTAGGTGACAATGCCTGGAGTGAAAGTTTCTTCTCCATCCTTAAAAAAGAAGAAGCTGTTCATTTGGCGGCAATTCCAAATACGTAA
- a CDS encoding beta-N-acetylhexosaminidase — MKLNITGCTKEVHEGVALLAEDLSIESKSEGIPVVARRTEGNLRVYESDGSYTIEYAKETHFFRGLGLLVQALRKKHTVNIDETPQFDMNGIMVDVSRNSVMTTDTIKQILRKMAIMGLDTLMLYTEDTYEVESQPYFGYMRGRYSACEIRDCDAYAQKLGIEMVPCIQTLAHLSTALRWDKRAPLRDTDDILLVGDEKTYAFIEELIATVASMYSSKRIHIGMDEAMMLGLGRYLDQNGYRQRYDIMLEHLNRVIEITSKYGLKPMMWSDMFFRLGSKTRGYYDLESSISDDVAKSIPKEVGLVYWDYYHDDPDFYTEWIRRHKKLGTETIFAGGIWAWNGCCLNYGKTFRTTNAALAACKKEEVRQVFATIWHDNGAEVNILQTLLGMQLFAEHGYHDKLNIESLKERFHFCTGAPFEAFWDLRSLDEVPGVGEDNLATNNPSKYLLWQDPLLGLFDKHAEGHSLGQYYGELEQRFNHWKNSLPQWSLVFEVPEKMAAVLKIKAEIGLRMTEAYQQRDHQGLKGIMEEDLPSLQALVEQLRTTHRKQWFATYKPFGWEILDIRYGGVLSRIDSAKWRLQQYLAGDVPELPELEEERLSFNGREPATIIRCNQYTKIASANPF; from the coding sequence ATGAAGCTAAACATCACGGGGTGCACAAAAGAAGTACATGAGGGAGTTGCTTTATTAGCAGAGGATCTCTCCATTGAATCGAAGAGTGAAGGTATTCCCGTAGTGGCTCGTAGAACTGAAGGTAATCTACGTGTATACGAGTCTGACGGCAGCTACACCATCGAGTATGCCAAGGAGACTCATTTCTTCCGCGGCTTAGGTCTTCTTGTGCAGGCCCTACGCAAGAAACACACTGTCAATATTGACGAAACTCCCCAGTTTGATATGAATGGAATCATGGTGGATGTATCCAGAAACTCAGTCATGACTACTGATACCATCAAGCAGATTCTACGCAAGATGGCGATCATGGGTCTTGATACGCTGATGCTTTACACGGAGGACACCTATGAGGTTGAGTCCCAACCCTATTTCGGGTATATGCGTGGCAGATACAGCGCTTGTGAGATCCGCGACTGTGATGCCTATGCCCAGAAACTAGGCATTGAAATGGTTCCCTGTATCCAGACTTTGGCCCATTTGAGTACCGCCCTTAGGTGGGATAAGCGGGCACCACTGCGAGATACCGATGATATTCTGTTGGTGGGTGATGAAAAGACCTATGCGTTCATTGAAGAACTAATCGCCACCGTTGCCAGCATGTACTCCAGTAAGCGGATCCATATTGGTATGGATGAGGCGATGATGTTGGGTCTTGGCCGCTACCTCGATCAAAACGGATACAGGCAGCGTTACGATATCATGCTTGAGCATCTTAATAGAGTAATAGAGATTACATCGAAATATGGTCTTAAGCCAATGATGTGGAGTGATATGTTCTTCCGGCTAGGCTCCAAGACCAGGGGTTATTACGATCTAGAGAGTTCCATTTCCGATGACGTGGCCAAGAGTATCCCCAAGGAAGTTGGGTTAGTGTACTGGGACTACTACCACGATGATCCAGACTTCTATACCGAGTGGATCCGCCGGCATAAGAAACTAGGGACTGAGACAATCTTCGCAGGGGGCATTTGGGCCTGGAATGGTTGTTGCCTCAACTACGGGAAGACCTTTAGAACGACCAATGCGGCACTAGCAGCCTGCAAAAAGGAGGAAGTCAGGCAAGTATTTGCTACCATCTGGCATGATAATGGTGCGGAAGTAAACATCCTTCAAACCCTGCTAGGTATGCAATTATTTGCTGAACACGGTTATCATGATAAACTCAACATAGAAAGCCTCAAAGAACGCTTCCATTTCTGTACTGGTGCCCCTTTTGAAGCCTTCTGGGACCTACGTTCTTTAGATGAAGTACCCGGTGTAGGTGAAGACAATCTGGCAACGAACAATCCAAGCAAGTACTTACTATGGCAGGATCCTCTACTTGGCCTATTTGACAAGCATGCTGAAGGGCATTCCCTTGGACAGTACTACGGGGAACTAGAGCAGCGGTTTAATCACTGGAAGAATTCGTTGCCCCAGTGGAGCCTAGTGTTTGAAGTGCCTGAAAAGATGGCCGCAGTGCTGAAGATTAAAGCGGAGATAGGTCTGCGTATGACTGAAGCTTACCAGCAGAGGGACCATCAGGGGCTCAAGGGTATCATGGAAGAAGACCTCCCATCATTACAGGCATTAGTTGAACAGCTACGAACAACCCACAGAAAACAGTGGTTTGCCACCTACAAGCCCTTTGGATGGGAGATTCTAGATATTCGCTATGGTGGTGTACTGAGTAGGATTGACTCGGCCAAATGGCGCTTACAGCAGTATCTGGCAGGGGATGTACCGGAGCTACCCGAATTAGAAGAAGAACGGCTATCGTTTAACGGCCGGGAGCCCGCAACGATCATTCGCTGCAATCAATACACGAAGATCGCAAGTGCTAACCCCTTCTAA
- a CDS encoding FxsA family protein, with product MLFRLALLFTAVPIIELALLIEIGRRLGTWYALGLVLITGIVGGFAAKHQGFRIFAEIRRELAAGSLPKDQLWDGLFILIGGILLITPGLLTDITGFVLLIPKTRQIAKELVLRKIHKWLKMGIIQIL from the coding sequence GTGCTGTTTCGATTGGCACTTCTGTTTACTGCTGTTCCCATTATTGAACTTGCCTTGCTTATTGAAATTGGACGCAGACTTGGAACTTGGTATGCCTTGGGTTTGGTGCTGATCACCGGGATTGTCGGGGGATTTGCTGCCAAGCACCAGGGCTTTCGTATTTTTGCAGAGATTAGGCGGGAGCTTGCTGCTGGCAGCCTACCCAAGGACCAGCTTTGGGATGGACTCTTCATTCTCATCGGTGGAATCCTCTTGATCACTCCTGGTTTGCTTACCGACATCACGGGGTTTGTTTTGCTAATACCCAAAACCCGGCAGATTGCCAAGGAATTGGTCCTTAGGAAAATCCACAAATGGCTCAAGATGGGAATAATACAGATCCTCTAA
- a CDS encoding acetyl-CoA carboxylase carboxyltransferase subunit alpha, translated as MNGIFEWEKPLVELEARIEELRTFTKERDIDFSREIASLEHKADALRREIFADLKPWQQVLIARHNKRPTTLDYIEYMLDDFVELHGDRAYRDDQAIIGGIGYLDDLPITIIGPQKGRNTKENIARNFGLPHPEGYRKALRLMKQAAKFKRPILSLIDVVGAYPGIEAEKRGQGAIIAESIRQMSVLPTPIICVITGEGGSGGALAIGVGDRLLMQEHAWYSVCSPEMCATILWKDASRAAEAAESLSLTAHDLKRLGIIDQIVPEPLGGAHKDPEAASKLLKGIIKEHFSELVRLEPDILIEQRLAKFRQMGEYLITQEQESKAAGDED; from the coding sequence ATAAATGGCATCTTCGAGTGGGAAAAGCCCCTTGTTGAACTGGAAGCGCGAATCGAGGAACTGCGAACATTCACCAAGGAAAGAGATATTGATTTTTCTCGGGAAATAGCGTCCTTAGAACATAAGGCCGATGCTTTAAGACGTGAGATCTTCGCTGACTTAAAGCCCTGGCAGCAGGTGCTCATTGCCCGGCATAACAAACGACCCACGACTCTAGATTATATTGAGTATATGCTCGATGATTTCGTGGAACTGCATGGTGATCGGGCCTACCGTGATGACCAGGCGATTATTGGTGGGATTGGCTATCTTGATGATCTGCCGATTACGATTATTGGTCCCCAAAAGGGGCGCAACACCAAAGAAAACATCGCGCGGAATTTCGGTCTGCCCCATCCCGAAGGATATAGGAAAGCTTTGCGCCTGATGAAACAAGCAGCCAAATTTAAAAGACCGATCCTTAGTTTGATTGATGTTGTGGGGGCTTATCCTGGGATCGAGGCTGAAAAACGGGGGCAAGGTGCAATTATTGCCGAGAGCATTCGCCAGATGTCGGTTTTGCCCACTCCGATCATTTGTGTGATCACCGGTGAAGGTGGTAGTGGTGGTGCTTTAGCTATTGGTGTCGGTGATCGGTTGCTGATGCAAGAGCATGCATGGTACTCGGTCTGTTCTCCCGAAATGTGTGCCACCATCCTGTGGAAGGATGCCTCAAGGGCTGCCGAAGCAGCGGAATCTTTGTCGCTAACGGCCCATGATCTAAAAAGACTTGGCATTATTGATCAGATTGTGCCAGAACCCTTAGGTGGTGCCCATAAGGATCCAGAGGCTGCCAGTAAGCTTCTAAAGGGAATTATTAAGGAGCATTTCAGCGAACTAGTTAGGCTGGAACCGGACATACTAATAGAGCAGCGCCTTGCGAAATTCAGGCAAATGGGCGAGTATCTCATAACACAGGAGCAGGAAAGCAAGGCGGCTGGAGATGAAGACTAA